In Flavobacterium sp. N1736, the following are encoded in one genomic region:
- a CDS encoding RHS repeat domain-containing protein, translated as MKIFIYYLILLPVIVFANPSLPEGNKEIMSYHLTDQVNYPDTTINLVTSDLIKTTSGAGSGTLTIKNNILTLTLIGSWSPQQMKVGVIKNLNVSPTVPNMELGPITLADGKTFNGFYAKIENNALVFYSPFYFTGVNTTLSADLPDGTGPLNGAVYSYPFQGIFTCSPSGGGSAGGTIDIHYSKATLTLSGGWDANCVLKTGQIVSLGSTIVPNTDLGTIKYNGNNTNFGAKIESNWLVFYTYTTPILPGNCSMNVSRDLNERLALDVPNDKLNNWIHDVSYDSKGNIISQNRSYFDDLAKSNVSLSKDYVTNKIWGTEITYDNFARPDKISFIAPSPLSTFDKTNFFKTPEEISASVLPNSLTVTSPTTTSKTVQASDFILGVSTINPGLTVSFKAKTILLQDGFNATSTGGGVFTATSMTFPDNTLSTNLGNYYSDNNTDEPYQATAAQPFIQKNYDNLNPGNVINAVSGNKINGDWRTGYSYTVPAAQEMYYVYGSDYFDGYTFGGKEIVISKYFKTVTVDPNGNENVTFTDGEGKPLATARSGGATSYPVVSLIGTQGYVDVHIPKGIQSSQISLIQNNSLYKAYDLKTGLEITPITSSSFVGGNAYRIVAIDPPVKDYDTYIIQFDGGVAGQSGGLGISYSVNYYDFAVNVYNKTGQLIRSIQPNGYTTTSNVVGTPTHMTSTDFVSTYKYNALGQLIETSSPDAGISKFAYRKDGQIRFSQNALQAINNQFASYTDYDSMGRPVESGVYNNVNDRGAVINFDGIWPLTTEIEDPGYFSYRKSERSNTIYDSEDISQLPTNLTLTAVLRSQGIGIWEYSPQNNLSGNVAVTYTSSATGISAITWYSYDIYGRVEWIVQYNEGLGAKTINYEYDYRGNIKKALFHKNKADEMFVHQYSYDLNNVLIKVETSTDNINFTTQADYSYYKTGKLKRINIAQGAQGLDYVYTLTGQLKSINHPSLEAGKDPGGDSNDVFGLTLDYYNGDYLRTGKNITSSPTIGADYNGNIKASRWANKGIAGDYSGSSANQKGYLYNYDRNNWLTSATFGNTNSATAAISPASSLAEKGLTYDANGNIRTLQRTNETGTVVDNLTYNYTNAGRNQLNSITESAAVTADVNDIENQAQGNYIYDNIGQLRQNVSENLFYFYNTKGLVTEVKKGPNTLVKFFYNERGQRIAKESYDTTNFTLQNTTFYAVDLSGNPIAVYNLPSGGSITQTDLPIYGLSRLGVYNKPSAKSSYEITDHLGNVRAVIEKQGAVPVIKSYADYYPFGEQLPTRNSLSNYRYAFQGQEFDKETGMEAFKLRLWDGRIGRWLSTDPAGQYASLYLGMGNNPISGVDPDGAKNIRFNESGDYIGVDHDVWWHNLLFGSRGQYAGGNNKWVNFRFNDEDDAARFELDKEDYQYLSGIDLNFFKENLQGMIDKGIGPAKELGIIDKYKYIYYQSQGGGSLDYIDNFYSKKLHVFNGIAYNNPDAGNFAWAQSMSQLGISWGDVKFGSEFNGFWNGKYQNSQYSPRDDAFYKRITFFGDSAADQRAIHTGYNTHYIDGKWQTIIYQH; from the coding sequence ATGAAAATATTTATATATTATTTAATTTTATTACCTGTTATTGTTTTTGCTAATCCTTCTTTACCAGAGGGGAATAAAGAAATAATGTCTTATCATTTGACAGATCAGGTCAATTATCCTGATACTACAATTAATTTAGTGACCTCAGATTTAATTAAAACAACATCTGGGGCGGGTAGCGGAACTTTAACTATAAAAAATAATATCCTTACACTTACATTAATAGGTTCGTGGTCTCCACAACAAATGAAAGTGGGCGTAATAAAAAATTTAAATGTTTCACCCACTGTTCCAAATATGGAATTGGGACCAATAACATTGGCAGACGGAAAGACATTTAATGGATTTTATGCTAAAATTGAAAATAATGCATTGGTTTTTTATTCTCCCTTTTACTTTACGGGTGTTAATACTACGCTTTCTGCAGATCTTCCTGATGGAACAGGTCCACTTAATGGAGCAGTTTATTCTTATCCTTTTCAGGGAATTTTCACCTGTAGCCCTTCAGGTGGCGGAAGTGCCGGTGGTACAATCGACATCCATTACAGTAAAGCAACACTTACTTTAAGCGGAGGATGGGATGCAAACTGCGTACTTAAAACTGGTCAAATTGTAAGTTTAGGAAGTACTATAGTTCCAAATACAGATTTAGGAACTATAAAATATAACGGAAACAACACTAATTTTGGTGCCAAAATTGAATCTAACTGGTTAGTTTTTTACACCTACACAACTCCTATCCTTCCTGGAAATTGTTCCATGAATGTTTCAAGAGACCTTAACGAACGTTTAGCTTTAGATGTTCCTAATGACAAACTTAATAACTGGATTCACGATGTATCCTATGATAGTAAAGGAAATATAATAAGTCAAAACAGATCCTATTTTGATGATTTAGCAAAATCAAATGTAAGTTTATCTAAAGATTATGTTACTAATAAAATTTGGGGTACAGAGATTACTTATGATAATTTTGCCAGACCGGATAAAATATCTTTTATAGCTCCATCACCCCTATCTACTTTTGATAAAACGAATTTCTTTAAAACACCTGAAGAAATCAGTGCCAGCGTATTACCAAATTCATTAACTGTTACAAGTCCTACTACTACTAGTAAAACGGTACAGGCAAGTGATTTTATTTTGGGCGTTTCTACTATAAATCCAGGTTTAACAGTGAGTTTTAAAGCTAAAACAATCTTGTTGCAAGATGGATTTAATGCCACTTCAACAGGTGGCGGTGTTTTTACGGCCACATCTATGACCTTTCCGGATAATACGCTTAGTACAAATTTAGGCAATTACTATAGTGATAATAATACAGATGAACCGTATCAGGCAACAGCAGCTCAGCCCTTTATTCAAAAAAACTATGATAATCTAAATCCCGGAAATGTAATAAATGCAGTAAGTGGTAATAAAATAAATGGAGACTGGAGAACAGGTTACTCCTACACTGTTCCTGCGGCACAAGAAATGTATTATGTATATGGGTCTGATTATTTTGACGGATATACATTTGGTGGTAAAGAAATAGTTATTAGTAAATACTTTAAAACAGTTACAGTTGACCCAAATGGAAATGAGAATGTTACTTTTACTGATGGTGAAGGGAAACCTTTAGCTACTGCTCGTTCCGGAGGAGCAACAAGTTATCCCGTTGTATCCCTTATAGGCACACAGGGTTATGTAGATGTACATATTCCAAAAGGAATACAATCTTCTCAAATATCTCTAATACAAAATAATTCACTTTACAAAGCTTATGATTTAAAAACAGGATTGGAGATTACTCCAATAACAAGTTCTTCATTTGTTGGAGGAAATGCCTATAGAATTGTAGCAATTGATCCTCCTGTTAAAGATTACGACACCTACATAATTCAATTTGATGGAGGCGTAGCCGGCCAAAGCGGCGGTTTAGGAATATCATACAGCGTAAATTATTATGATTTTGCTGTTAATGTTTATAACAAAACCGGTCAATTAATTAGATCTATACAGCCAAATGGTTATACAACTACTAGTAATGTTGTAGGAACGCCTACACACATGACTTCTACAGACTTTGTATCTACCTATAAATATAATGCCTTAGGGCAACTAATCGAGACTTCCAGTCCGGACGCAGGTATTAGTAAATTTGCCTATAGAAAAGATGGACAAATACGTTTCTCTCAAAATGCGCTTCAGGCGATAAACAATCAATTTGCATCGTACACCGATTATGATAGCATGGGAAGACCAGTAGAAAGTGGTGTATATAATAATGTTAATGATCGTGGAGCTGTCATTAATTTTGATGGTATTTGGCCCTTAACAACCGAAATTGAGGATCCGGGTTATTTTTCCTATAGAAAATCAGAGCGATCTAATACAATTTATGATAGTGAAGATATATCTCAATTACCAACTAATTTAACTTTAACGGCGGTTCTTAGATCTCAGGGAATTGGAATCTGGGAGTATTCTCCTCAAAATAATCTTTCAGGAAATGTTGCAGTAACTTACACATCATCCGCAACAGGTATTTCTGCAATTACCTGGTATAGTTATGATATTTATGGCAGAGTTGAATGGATAGTGCAATATAATGAAGGCTTAGGAGCAAAAACCATTAATTATGAATACGATTATAGAGGCAATATCAAAAAAGCACTGTTTCATAAAAACAAGGCAGATGAAATGTTTGTTCATCAATATAGTTATGATTTAAACAATGTCTTAATAAAAGTAGAAACCTCAACAGATAATATTAATTTTACAACACAAGCTGACTATAGTTATTACAAAACTGGTAAGCTAAAACGAATAAACATTGCTCAGGGAGCCCAAGGTTTAGATTATGTGTATACACTAACTGGTCAGCTAAAAAGTATTAATCATCCAAGTTTAGAAGCCGGTAAAGATCCCGGAGGTGACTCAAACGATGTATTTGGTTTAACATTAGATTATTATAATGGTGACTATTTAAGAACAGGCAAAAATATCACGTCCTCGCCAACAATTGGAGCCGATTATAACGGTAATATCAAAGCGAGTCGTTGGGCTAATAAAGGAATAGCAGGCGATTATTCTGGAAGTTCTGCTAATCAAAAAGGCTATTTATATAATTATGACCGCAACAATTGGTTAACAAGTGCTACTTTTGGAAATACCAATTCAGCAACTGCTGCCATTAGTCCTGCGTCGAGTTTAGCCGAAAAGGGCTTAACCTATGATGCCAATGGAAATATAAGAACACTGCAACGCACCAACGAAACAGGAACTGTTGTAGATAATTTGACTTATAATTATACGAATGCAGGCAGAAACCAACTAAATAGTATTACCGAAAGCGCAGCCGTAACTGCCGATGTGAATGATATTGAAAATCAGGCACAAGGAAATTATATTTATGATAATATTGGACAATTAAGACAAAATGTTTCTGAAAATTTGTTTTATTTTTACAATACGAAAGGATTAGTGACAGAAGTGAAAAAAGGTCCAAATACTTTAGTAAAGTTCTTTTACAATGAAAGAGGACAGAGAATTGCAAAAGAAAGTTATGATACAACAAACTTTACCTTACAAAATACAACTTTTTATGCAGTGGACTTATCAGGGAATCCAATAGCTGTTTATAACCTGCCATCCGGAGGAAGTATAACTCAAACCGATTTACCAATTTATGGTTTAAGTCGTTTAGGCGTGTATAATAAACCAAGTGCTAAAAGCAGTTATGAAATTACAGATCACTTAGGCAATGTAAGAGCGGTAATAGAAAAACAAGGTGCTGTCCCGGTAATTAAATCTTATGCTGATTATTACCCTTTTGGAGAGCAATTACCAACTCGCAACTCTTTAAGTAATTATCGTTACGCCTTTCAGGGGCAAGAATTTGACAAGGAAACTGGGATGGAAGCTTTTAAGTTGCGTCTTTGGGATGGTAGAATTGGAAGATGGCTGTCTACTGACCCCGCTGGTCAATATGCATCTCTTTATTTAGGGATGGGTAACAATCCTATTTCTGGAGTTGATCCTGATGGCGCTAAAAATATTCGTTTTAATGAATCAGGAGATTATATTGGAGTAGATCATGATGTTTGGTGGCACAACTTATTATTTGGAAGTAGAGGTCAATATGCTGGCGGAAATAATAAATGGGTAAACTTTAGATTCAATGATGAAGATGATGCTGCAAGATTTGAGTTAGACAAAGAAGACTATCAATATCTTTCAGGAATAGATCTCAACTTTTTCAAAGAAAATTTACAAGGAATGATTGACAAAGGGATTGGACCTGCTAAAGAACTAGGCATAATCGATAAGTATAAATATATTTATTACCAAAGTCAAGGTGGAGGAAGTCTAGACTATATAGATAATTTTTACTCTAAAAAACTTCATGTTTTCAATGGTATAGCATACAATAATCCTGATGCTGGAAATTTTGCTTGGGCACAATCTATGTCACAACTTGGAATATCATGGGGAGATGTTAAATTTGGTTCTGAATTCAATGGTTTTTGGAATGGCAAATATCAAAATTCACAATATTCTCCTAGGGATGATGCTTTCTACAAAAGAATTACTTTTTTTGGAGATTCAGCAGCAGACCAAAGAGCAATACATACAGGGTATAACACACATTATATTGATGGTAAATGGCAAACTATAATATATCAACATTAA
- a CDS encoding M20/M25/M40 family metallo-hydrolase: MKLDQNLKFKILLIFTVFANIVVNAQNDISAKTFYKHDKYLSSDKMQGRFPGTKGNNEAAAYIEKHFKKYGLKKFSDSYYQSFNLFVKEGLNKVKSDSVKTQNVVGYIEGSDEKLKNEYMVIGAHYDHWGWGGQNSGSKKKDEFAIHNGADDNASGVSALLCILEELSKAKIKPKRSIIFISFSGEEEGLLGSKYFVTHLPVEKTAVKVMLNMDMVGRLNAEKQIYMGGAGTFPEGVELMKKLGENSGLNPVIHAGEVGGSDHVSFYKSGISVIGFHTGGHPQYHTPEDDIDLINSDGGALVARYIYNALVEIADYPELYFINQG; the protein is encoded by the coding sequence ATGAAACTCGATCAAAATTTAAAATTTAAGATCTTATTAATATTTACAGTATTTGCCAATATAGTAGTTAATGCTCAAAATGATATTAGTGCTAAAACTTTTTACAAACACGATAAATATCTTTCTTCGGATAAAATGCAAGGTCGTTTTCCCGGAACAAAAGGCAATAATGAAGCAGCGGCTTATATTGAAAAACATTTTAAAAAATACGGTTTAAAAAAGTTCAGCGATAGTTATTACCAATCTTTCAATCTTTTTGTAAAAGAAGGATTGAACAAAGTAAAATCAGACAGTGTTAAAACTCAAAATGTTGTCGGTTATATCGAAGGTTCAGATGAAAAACTAAAAAATGAATACATGGTAATTGGCGCTCATTACGATCATTGGGGCTGGGGCGGACAAAATTCCGGGAGTAAAAAGAAAGATGAATTCGCTATTCATAACGGAGCAGATGATAATGCATCCGGAGTTTCGGCTTTGCTTTGTATTTTGGAAGAATTATCGAAAGCTAAAATTAAACCAAAACGAAGTATCATATTTATTTCCTTTAGCGGAGAAGAAGAAGGATTATTAGGATCTAAATATTTTGTAACCCATTTACCTGTCGAAAAAACTGCCGTAAAAGTAATGCTCAATATGGATATGGTAGGAAGATTAAATGCCGAAAAACAAATCTACATGGGAGGCGCCGGAACTTTCCCCGAAGGAGTCGAACTAATGAAAAAACTAGGAGAAAACAGCGGACTTAATCCCGTTATTCATGCCGGAGAAGTCGGCGGTTCTGATCATGTTTCGTTTTACAAATCCGGAATATCCGTTATAGGTTTCCATACCGGAGGACATCCGCAATATCATACTCCGGAAGACGATATTGATTTGATTAACAGTGACGGAGGGGCTTTGGTTGCGAGGTATATTTATAATGCTTTGGTTGAGATTGCGGATTACCCGGAGCTGTATTTTATTAATCAGGGTTAG